One window of the Serinus canaria isolate serCan28SL12 chromosome 9, serCan2020, whole genome shotgun sequence genome contains the following:
- the LOC103815642 gene encoding zinc finger protein ZIC 1 has protein sequence MLLDAGPQYPAIGVTTFGSSRHHSTADVTDREVGLGINPFADGMGAFKINPSTHELASAGQTAFTSQAPGYAAAALGHHHHPTHVSSYSSAAFNSTRDFLFRNRGFGEAAAASAQHSLFASAAGSFAGPHGHTDAAGHILFPGLHEQATSHASPNVVNGQMRLGFSGDMYGRPDQYGQVTSPRSEHYASTQLHGYGHMNMNMAAHHGAGAFFRYMRQPIKQELICKWIEPEQLSNPKKSCNKTFSTMHELVTHVTVEHVGGPEQSNHICFWEECPREGKPFKAKYKLVNHIRVHTGEKPFPCPFPGCGKVFARSENLKIHKRTHTGEKPFKCEFEGCDRRFANSSDRKKHMHVHTSDKPYLCKMCDKSYTHPSSLRKHMKVHESSSQGSQPSPAASSGYESSTPPTIVSPSTENQTASSLSPSSSAVHHTSSHSTLTSNFNEWYV, from the exons ATGCTTCTGGATGCTGGACCGCAGTATCCCGCCATAGGAGTCACTACCTTCGGATCCTCTCGCCATCACTCCACGGCCGATGTCACGGACAGAGAAGTGGGGCTGGGGATCAACCCCTTCGCCGACGGCATGGGCGCCTTCAAAATCAACCCCAGCACCCACGAGCTGGCCTCGGCCGGCCAGACCGCCTTCACCTCGCAGGCGCCCGGCTACGCGGCGGCGGCCCTggggcaccaccaccacccgACCCATGTCAGCTCCTATTCCAGCGCCGCCTTCAACTCCACCCGGGACTTTCTGTTCCGCAACCGCGGCTTcggggaggcggcggccgcCAGcgcccagcacagcctcttcGCCTCCGCTGCCGGCAGCTTCGCCGGACCCCACGGACACACAGATGCCGCGGGACATATACTTTTCCCGGGGCTGCACGAACAAGCCACCAGCCACGCTTCGCCTAACGTGGTGAACGGGCAGATGCGCCTGGGCTTCTCCGGAGACATGTACGGCAGACCCGACCAGTACGGCCAGGTCACCAGCCCCCGCTCCGAGCACTACGCCTCGACCCAGCTGCACGGCTACGGCCACATGAACATGAACATGGCAGCCCACCACGGGGCAGGGGCCTTCTTTCGTTACATGAGGCAGCCCATCAAACAGGAACTCATCTGTAAGTGGATTGAGCCCGAGCAATTGTCAAACCCCAAAAAGTCCTGCAACAAAACTTTCAGCACGATGCACGAGCTGGTGACTCATGTCACGGTGGAGCACGTTGGAGGACCCGAGCAGTCCAATCACATATGTTTCTGGGAAGAGTGTCCAAGAGAAGGGAAACCTTTCAAGGCCAAATATAAACTTGTAAATCACATCAGAGTCCACACAGGTGAAAAACCTTtcccctgccctttcccaggCTGTGGCAAAGTGTTTGCCAGATCAGAGAATctcaaaatacacaaaagaaCTCATACAG GTGAAAAACCATTTAAGTGTGAGTTCGAGGGCTGTGACAGGCGCTTTGCAAACAGCAGCGACCGCAAAAAGCACATGCATGTGCACACTTCCGACAAGCCCTATCTCTGCAAAATGTGCGACAAGTCCTACAcgcaccccagctccctccgAAAGCACATGAAG GTCCATGAATCATCCTCGCAGGGGTCCCAGCCTTCTCCCGCCGCCAGCTCAGGCTACGAGTCCTCCACCCCTCCAACCATCGTGTCTCCATCCACAGAAAACCAGACTGCCAGCTCCTTATCCCCTTCCTCCTCCGCAGTCCATCACACGTCCAGCCACAGCACGCTTACATCAAATTTTAACGAATGGTACGTCTAA
- the ZIC4 gene encoding zinc finger protein ZIC 4, protein MSVDAAGIPVMDPAALSRRNTALRLVDLAGAPRHHQHPPQSMTGFPGVAGHPHATAPTQPAEHAAESRLGPQQLRPEHMGHRHHPSPHPPPQHHPAALKISPAPHPHHQLHHHHHHHHHHHHHHHHMAGQAEVVSSHTAAFGPAQSPAAPYPVSHPVQALAAGRDFFIRRDLPAPLMPGLTEQHPAASSHHGLFVSTTGSYPGHHGHQHHHSEAGNPSLFTGLHEQPPHAAPGGHLNGQLRLGLPGEMYARSEHFTQVPASRTDHFAASSLHNYGGMNLNVNLAPHHGPGAFFRYMRQPIKQELICKWIELDQTPKKLCSKTFSTMHELVTHVTVEHVGGPEQSNHICFWEECPREGKPFKAKYKLVNHIRVHTGEKPFPCPFPGCGKVFARSENLKIHKRTHTGEKPFKCEFEGCDRRFANSSDRKKHSHVHTSDKPYNCKVRGCDKSYTHPSSLRKHMKVHCKSPPPSSGYESSTPSLVSPSSDSGREPPASCSHAEPSAPAQPSANLSEWYVCQGAGPRCPPGPPGASPPPRLPTEPRPRC, encoded by the exons ATGAGCGTGGATGCTGCGGGGATCCCGGTGATGgaccctgctgctctctccaggCGGAACACGGCGCTGAGATTAGTAGACTTGGCGGGGGCTCCTCGCCACCACCAGCACCCCCCTCAGAGCATGACAGGCTTCCCGGGCGTCGCCGGGCACCCCCACGCCACGGCGCCCACGCAGCCGGCGGAACACGCCGCCGAGTCCCGCCTCGGGCCGCAGCAGCTCCGGCCAGAACACATGGGGCACCGCCACCAtccttctcctcatcctcctcctcagcatcaCCCCGCGGCCCTTAAGATCAGCCCTGCCCCTCATCCCCACCACCagctccaccaccaccaccaccatcatcatcatcatcatcatcatcatcatcatatgGCAGGCCAAGCCGAGGTGGTCTCTAGTCACACGGCGGCGTTTGGCCCGGCGCAGTCACCAGCAGCCCCTTACCCCGTGTCTCACCCAGtccaggctctggcagcaggtAGGGACTTCTTCATACGCAGAGACCTGCCGGCCCCACTCATGCCAGGGCTGACCGAGCAGCACCCCGCTGCAAGTTCTCACCACGGACTGTTTGTCTCAACAACAGGTAGCTACCCCGGACACCATGGTCACCAGCACCACCATTCAGAAGCTGGGAATCCCTCTCTGTTCACTGGACTCCATGAGCAGCCTCCCCATGCAGCTCCAGGTGGCCATCTAAACGGACAGCTCAGACTGGGGTTACCTGGAGAAATGTACGCCAGGTCTGAACATTTCACTCAAGTACCAGCCTCCAGGACAGatcattttgctgcttcttcGCTTCATAACTACGGTGGTATGAATCTGAACGTGAACCTGGCTCCACACCACGGCCCGGGCGCCTTCTTTCGTTACATGAGGCAGCCCATCAAACAGGAACTCATCTGTAAGTGGATTGAGTTGGACCAGACTCCCAAAAAATTATGCTCGAAAACTTTCAGCACGATGCACGAGCTGGTGACTCATGTCACGGTGGAGCACGTTGGAGGACCCGAGCAGTCCAATCACATATGTTTCTGGGAAGAGTGTCCAAGAGAAGGGAAACCTTTCAAGGCCAAATATAAACTTGTAAATCACATCAGAGTCCACACAGGTGAAAAACCTTtcccctgccctttcccaggCTGTGGCAAAGTGTTTGCCAGATCAGAGAATctcaaaatacacaaaagaaCTCATACAG GGGAGAAGCCGTTCAAATGTGAATTCGAGGGTTGTGACAGGCGCTTCGCCAACAGCAGCGACAGGAAGAAGCACTCGCATGTCCACACCAGCGACAAGCCCTACAACTGCAAAGTGAGAGGCTGCGACAAGTCCTAcacccaccccagctccctgagaAAACACATGAAAGTGCACTGCAAatcccctcctcccagctccgGCTACGAGTCCTCCACGCCCTCCTTGGTGTCCCCCTCCTCGGACTCCGGCCGGGAGCCCCCCGCCTCCTGCTCCCACGCTGAGCCCTCCGCGCCCGCGCAGCCCTCCGCCAACCTGAGCGAATGGTACGTGTGTCAAGGCGCGGGGCCCCGCTGCCCCCCCGGGCCCCCCGGCGCCTCCCCGCCGCCGCGCCTCCCCACtgagccccggccccgctgctaG